A segment of the Acidobacteriota bacterium genome:
GCGGATCGTCCGGCGGTGGAGGCGCTGGCGGAGCAGACCGACATCGGGCTCCGGCGGGGGCCCGACGGCTCCTACGAGGTCCTACTGGACGGTGAGCCGGTGGGGGAGGCCATTCGTACCCCGGAGGTATCCACCGCCGCCTCCGCCGTGGCGGTGCATCCCGGCGTCCGCCGGCGCATGGTGGCGCTGCAGCGGGCCACCGCCGAACGCCACGGGGGAGTGCTGGAAGGCCGGGATATCGGTACCCGGGTCTTTCCCGAGACCCCATTCAAATTCTTCCTAGAAGCCGATCCCCAGGTGCGGGCGGAGCGGCGCTTTCTCCAGCTCCAAGAAAAGAGCGGCGGCGACGCACCGTCGCGGCAGAAGGTGGCCGAAGAGCTGGCGGAGCGGGACCATCAGGACAGCAGCCGCGGCGATTCACCCCTCACCTGCGATGCCAGCTACCACCGGGTAGATAGCACAAGCGCCACCGCCGAGGAGGTGGTGGCGCAAATGCTGGCGGTGGTTCGCCACCGCCGGGGTTAGCAGCTGGAGCGGCTAGCGAAGGCTTCGATCAGCAGACGTTCTCCACGCCGGCTTCCTCACAGACTCCGTCCAGCAGTCCCCAATAGGCATCCAGAGCCTGGTCCGCGGCGGCCAGCACGGCCTCGCCGTCGGCGCCGTTCTCCAGGCAGCGCAGCAGCGAGCGACGCTCGCCCTCACGGTGGCGCACATCCGCCTCCTGGTGGACCGTGAAGTACTCGACGGTCTGCTCGTCGGCGATGCCGTAGAAGCGCTCCAGCCCCTGGGCCTTGGTGTGGGAGACCTCCGGCTGCTGGCTCTCGTAGCAGTACAGAGCAGCCAGCGCCTGGGCGGTGTCGCTGGTGCACAGGCGTCGGAAGGTGTCGACGGTGGCCTGGGCTGCCGGCGCCGCGTCGGCCTGGGTCACCGAATCCTTGTCCAAGCCCAGTCCCGCAGCAAAGTCCAGCCAGATCTCCGGGTGGGCCCGCGGCTCGCTACGCTCCTCGCGCAGATTGTCCAGCAGCTCCGCCCGCACCACTGCGTCGTCGGTGCGCTCCGCCGCAGCCTCCAGATGTCCCGGGAAGGCCTCCACATGGGGATAGTAGAAGCGGGCGTAGACGGCCAGTTGGTCGCGAGTCAGCTCGCCGGCATTCCACGCCTGATAGAAGGGGTGCTGGAGGATCGAGCGCTCGGCGATGCGGCGCT
Coding sequences within it:
- a CDS encoding CADD family putative folate metabolism protein, translated to MSLSPNSVLEQLERRIAERSILQHPFYQAWNAGELTRDQLAVYARFYYPHVEAFPGHLEAAAERTDDAVVRAELLDNLREERSEPRAHPEIWLDFAAGLGLDKDSVTQADAAPAAQATVDTFRRLCTSDTAQALAALYCYESQQPEVSHTKAQGLERFYGIADEQTVEYFTVHQEADVRHREGERRSLLRCLENGADGEAVLAAADQALDAYWGLLDGVCEEAGVENVC
- the cmk gene encoding (d)CMP kinase, coding for MSGGEQLVVAIDGPSGVGKSTAARELARRLGVPYLDTGAMYRSLGLKALREGLDPADRPAVEALAEQTDIGLRRGPDGSYEVLLDGEPVGEAIRTPEVSTAASAVAVHPGVRRRMVALQRATAERHGGVLEGRDIGTRVFPETPFKFFLEADPQVRAERRFLQLQEKSGGDAPSRQKVAEELAERDHQDSSRGDSPLTCDASYHRVDSTSATAEEVVAQMLAVVRHRRG